One window of the Eucalyptus grandis isolate ANBG69807.140 chromosome 6, ASM1654582v1, whole genome shotgun sequence genome contains the following:
- the LOC120294625 gene encoding phenylacetaldehyde reductase-like, which produces MSAAIGDGTAVCVTGASGYIASWLVKLLLQRGYTVKASVRDPNDPKKVEHLLALDGAKDRLRLFKADLLEEGSFDPIVEGCVGVFHTASPFYHDVRDPQAELLDPALKGTLNVLKSCSKAQSVKRVVLTSSMVAVAFTGQPLTVDVVVDENWFSDPEFCRKTNMWYALSKTLAEDAAWKFVKEKGINMVTINPGLVIGPLLQPTLNTSAAAIANLVNGAQTFPNASTRLVNVKDVADAHVLAFENPSASGRYCLVERVAHYSEIVRILRELYPSLQLPEKCTDDKPFAPSYQVSKDKARSLGLDYIPLEQSLKETVESLKEKGLVKF; this is translated from the exons ATGAGCGCGGCGATCGGCGACGGGACGGCCGTGTGCGTGACCGGCGCGTCCGGTTACATCGCCTCGTGGCTCGTCAAGCTCCTCTTGCAGCGCGGCTACACCGTCAAAGCCTCCGTTCGCGATCCCA ATGATCCGAAGAAGGTTGAACATTTACTTGCGCTGGATGGAGCCAAGGATAGACTTCGGCTGTTCAAGGCAGACTTGCTGGAAGAGGGTTCATTCGATCCTATTGTCGAGGGCTGTGTAGGCGTATTTCACACTGCCTCTCCCTTTTATCACGATGTCAGGGATCCGCAG GCAGAATTACTTGATCCCGCCTTGAAGGGGACTCTTAATGTTCTGAAGTCATGTTCCAAAGCACAATCTGTCAAGCGTGTGGTCTTAACATCATCTATGGTTGCAGTTGCGTTCACTGGACAACCATTGACAGTTGATGTTGTAGTTGATGAAAACTGGTTTTCTGATCCAGAGTTCTGCAGGAAAACAAAC ATGTGGTATGCACTCTCAAAGACTTTAGCTGAGGATGCTGCCTGGAAATTCGTGAAAGAAAAGGGTATTAATATGGTTACAATCAACCCAGGCTTGGTGATTGGTCCTCTTTTACAGCCAACACTGAACACGAGTGCTGCAGCGATTGCAAATTTGGTAAATG GAGCGCAAACCTTTCCAAATGCAAGTACGCGACTGGTGAACGTCAAAGATGTGGCAGACGCTCATGTATTGGCATTTGAGAACCCGTCAGCCAGCGGAAGATATTGTTTAGTTGAGAGAGTCGCACACTACTCTGAGATCGTGAGGATTTTACGTGAGCTCTACCCTTCTCTCCAGCTTCCCGAAAA GTGCACCGATGACAAGCCTTTTGCACCGAGCTATCAGGTGTCCAAGGACAAAGCGAGGAGCCTGGGGCTGGACTACATTCCTCTGGAGCAGAGTTTGAAGGAAACCGTTGAAAGCCTGAAGGAGAAGGGACTTGTTAAATTCTGA